The Malus domestica chromosome 10, GDT2T_hap1 nucleotide sequence TAACAACTGCGTGTGTATGGTGCGGAGTAGAGTTCAACCATGAGGGTGTTGATTCTGAAATTCAACCAGATTCGGTCGGTTTTATGTGTCCAACTTGCAAAACAAAAATCTCTGGGCAACTCAATGTGTTAGATGATGACATGCCTGTGAATGCTAATCCATTCTAAACAACGGTATCTGGTATCCTATCATTTCATGTGATTAGTTTCTAATGTTGTCAgttgcttttatttttgttaacctGATTATTTTAGGAtgttttctcctcctccttttgGATTTCTTAGTCATAATTgccaaattatatatatatatatatattttttttttttaattttagtttttttgggGTCAATTTGAACCTCAATTGGCTAGTACTCACCATGGGAAATGAATTCTACATATTCTTTTTCACCTTCTGCACGCCCCCTCTTAGTTATGGCCATTGATTCTTcttgatttatttaatcacagggctgcaaaaaaaaaaacaaaggtgtGCATGAAGTGAAAAATGGCGTGCATAAATCATTTCCCTCACCTTATTATGTTTATGCAGTGTGAATTGGcatctctccctccctctgcGCTTTTCTCCGGTCAGCGGTAAACTGAGAATCTAAGAGACCGAAATTAAAGGGTGCCATTGGCATTTAATGAAGTTAAGGGCATCTAGTTCTTGTAAGATGGTGCCGATATTCCCcacttttttaatttaacaGATAAGACAGACCTCAGTttatttatattgattttttaatacaaGCGGTGTTACTACTAAAATCTACACTGAGGCAACAAAGAGTGATATTTTCGGGGGTCATTCGTGGCTGAGGAATTATGTTGTATTTCTAATGAGTATGTAATAGAGGAATTGTGGTGTTTCTTTTGGTATGTGTAGCTCTTGTTCATGCTCTATAAACTTCCGCTAGGTCAAGTTTGATTTGAAACCTACATTTAGCATGCATGGCTTATGTAATTTCTTGACTGTGGTTGGTAAAATTTCATTTGATCTAAATTAATAAAGTGTTATAACACCACCATCTTTCAaacgatgaaaaaaaaaaaaaaaaaatcccaaatccaCAAAGCAAACCATCGGCGAATATGTTGAGTGCTATACAAAGATCGGTTTTTACGAGGTGTTATTTTGGTTGTGCTATCCACACCTATTTGTTTTCAGTTCAAACGATCCAACTGCTAAAAATTGAGAGATCTGCGTAGGAAGTAACACACATCCCTAAATATAAAGTTTAAATTAAAGTAAATCAAATCCCATGATAGTGGCTCTTGTCTATACCATGTTTAAATCAGCCATTCGTAGGACATCTAGTTCTTCCTTTTATTACATGACTCAGAATAAGCATAAGAAGCATGGCCATGCATATGCTGCTAAGTAATTGGACAGATTAATGAATTCACACTTTACCTTTAAATTAATATGTATGAATTTTCTAGATAAATGGTGGATTGCATTGGTGGTTACATTTTATCGTTGTTATTGGTTTAACAATTAATTATTGAAAATCCCAGATGATATAAAAGCTATCCCTTTCCACCTAGCTCGTTGTATCATGCTTACCTATGTAGCTAACCTTCTATATATAGATATTGCTTGACTGGCTTTGTAGCCTAGCTTTGAGATATATATTATACATGAAGCCGAAAAAAAATGATCTATGTTAGACATGGATGATCATgactaaaagaaaaaacaatcgCTTGCCCTAACTGCAAAGAACTGACGCTGGGTGGTACACAGCACCGATGCTTTGCCCTAACTGTAAGGAACTGACGCTGGTTGGCACACAGCATCAATGCGTCCGCAGTAATGTAATCATTTACAGTTGTGCTTCAGAAACACAAGGAGAAACTATTAGTCGTGTTCGTGGAGATCACGAAGGTGAGCATCATAGCCTGGAGAGAGGGCTTAGCAGGCGTTACCAAACCAAGGAATCACCATCAAGTAATTCTTCTAGTACTGGTAGTTCAAGTGTTAATAGTTTCAAGCCATCTTACATAAAAAACAAAGGATCTTGCCATAAATGCAAGCAATGGGTTCAACTGCCCCTGTATGGCACACAGCAACGATGCCTCTGCGGTTATGTAATGACTTACGGTGCTGCTGCAGAAACACAAGGAGAAACTAGTAGTTATGTTCGTGGAGATCACAAAGGCGAGTATCATAGCCTCCAAACCAAGGAATCATCACGAAACAATTCTTCTAGTACTAGTAGTTCAGGTCGTAATAGTTTCAAGCAATTTTATACAGGGACAGGGATGCCGATGCGTTTCCCTCCTCCCGCTTGGAGGAGCCAGTGCCCAGTGGATCACGACCAAACATGCGTGCACTTCTTTGCGGTTTGACATACAAGCACCTTAAATACAATCTCAAGGGCATTCATAATGATGTGATGAACATGGAAGACTTGTTGATCAAAACCTTGGGTTTTCCTGCCAACTGCATACGCATACTTTCGggtaattattaattaattagctaCTCAAGTTAATTATTTATCGATCGTAATCCTATAAGCCTTCGCTGattacatgtataatttttcgtCAATTAGAAAACATTGGTATCCAAGATTATGCAAAGAGGTTAAAAGAGAAGCCAATAATAAAAGATGAAATGAGATAGAAAAGGGGGGAAAAGATAAAAGAAGTGGTTATTTGTGATGACCCTGCGTTGGCATTAAATCCCACATCGTTTGGGTGAGGAAAGGTGATGAACTTCATCTTATCTCTCATAACGAGATCTTTCGGGAATGGAGGCCTACGAACAAAACCGTGCGGGCCAgactcaaagcggacaatatcttgCTGGAGAGAGAGTTTTTGATATTATTTGTGCTTCATAATATAGTATTTTTATACTATCAAACCATTCAATGAATGCAGAAGATATTTGTGCTTTTTTAAGATAATATGTTTACGTTTTCaaatcatcaatgaatgcaGAAGATGATCCGCTTGACCTAGAGCGGATTCCCACAAAGAAAAACATAGAGAATTCCTTGAAATGGCTTGTGGAGGACTGCCAGCGGGGAGACTCGTTGGTGTTCTACTTCTCAGGGCATGGCTTACGACAGTCTGATTTCAAAGACGATGAGCTTGATGGTTTCGACGAGACCATTTGCCCTGTTGATTTTATGAAAGAAGGAATTGTGCTTGACAATGATATTAATGAAACCATTGTTCGGCCACTCAAGGAGGGTGTTACACTCCTCGCTATCGTTGATGCTTCTAACATTAATGGAACGATTCTTGATCTGGAGTACGTGTACAACCATAAACTGTGAGTTACATATACAAGAAGTACTTTCAATCTTTAAATTCGAATTTATACGATTACAAGTACGAGATC carries:
- the LOC103412026 gene encoding metacaspase-1-like is translated as MRALLCGLTYKHLKYNLKGIHNDVMNMEDLLIKTLGFPANCIRILSDDPLDLERIPTKKNIENSLKWLVEDCQRGDSLVFYFSGHGLRQSDFKDDELDGFDETICPVDFMKEGIVLDNDINETIVRPLKEGVTLLAIVDASNINGTILDLEYVYNHKLNAWKENIPPSGVRKSTNGGLAISLSTCEDNTTVSDASIQCDQSMFKEHIKANF